One Glycine max cultivar Williams 82 chromosome 6, Glycine_max_v4.0, whole genome shotgun sequence DNA segment encodes these proteins:
- the LOC100793596 gene encoding zinc finger CCCH domain-containing protein 13 isoform X2, which yields MYLLEGTHQLQILEAARSSVNTVLQDLWRKKSDRRYRRKQDITGQSDVSGNLKVSDRVQDRVKEGKLLSSGSRNNLEEKLKKVDSDISTLQNRKFQLEVFLDENVQEVDSLNSRIRELEGQLSKEDEECKRITSRVRKFVRVHNHMSELQDELKRSQVRLQRFGDQLFSDISRIGANEEDLSIDILSNGENTGLHPIAKHNVEQNDASFHRRRLHIECDALEELKQDRSKDGHLVETARTRKRSRWNLSDQLNEDSLGTPDNGTEVTRSLDLEGKHKKGLKQPRIEAPSTSMAAHVVDEDVDIERYDGNDIYETANTENYNGAAYKVKGAPLMLPPALIPRSNYSQYEGNDENVDVDG from the exons ATGTATCTCCTCGAAGGTACTCACCAACTCCAGATACTAGAGGCCGCCAGATCATCCGTG AATACAGTCCTACAAGATCTTTggagaaaaaaa AGTGACAGGAGATATAGGAGAAAACAGGATATTACTGGCCAAAGTGATGTTTCTGGAAATTTGAAAGTCTCAGATAGAGTTCAAGATCGAGTTAAAGAAGGAAAATTGCTTTCCTCTGGTTCTAGGAATAATCTTGAGGAGAAG CTGAAGAAAGTAGATTCAGATATCAGCACTCTTCAGAACCGAAAATTCCAGCTAGAG GTCTTCCTTGATGAGAATGTTCAAGAAGTGGATAGTCTTAATTCTAGAATTCGGGAACTTGAAGGTCAATTATCCAAAGAGGATGAGGAGTGCAAAAG AATTACTTCAAGAGTAAGGAAATTTGTAAGAGTGCACAATCATATGTCAGAGTTACAAGATGAACTGAAGAG ATCACAAGTCCGACTTCAAAGGTTTGGAGATCAGCTTTTCTCAGACATTTCTAGAATTGGTGCCAATGAAGAAGATTTAAGCATTGATATTTTAAGCAATGGTGAAAATACTGGTCTTCATCCAATCGCTAAACATAATGTGGAGCAGAATGATGCATCTTTCCACAGAAGAAGGCTGCATATTGAATGTGATGCTTTGGAAGAGTTGAAACAAG ATAGATCAAAAGATGGGCATTTGGTTGAGACAGCTAGAACTAGGAAGCGTTCTCGCTGGAATTTATCTGATCAATTGAATGAGGACTCTCTTGGTACTCCAGACAATGGAACTGAAGTTACTAGATCTCTAGATCTTGAAGGCAAGCACAAGAAAGGA TTGAAGCAACCCAGGATTGAAGCGCCATCAACCAGCATGGCAGCTCATGTGGTTGATGAGGACGTTGATATTGAACGTTATGATGGAAATGATATCTATGAAACTGCAAATACGGAAAATTATAATGGAGCGGCATATAAGGTGAAGGGTGCGCCACTTATGCTTCCCCCAGCTTTGATACCTCGTAGCAATTATTCGCAG TATGAGGGTAACGACGAGAATGTTGATGTGGATGGTTGA
- the LOC100793596 gene encoding zinc finger CCCH domain-containing protein 13 isoform X3 — MYLLEEYSPTRSLEKKSDRRYRRKQDITGQSDVSGNLKVSDRVQDRVKEGKLLSSGSRNNLEEKLKKVDSDISTLQNRKFQLEVFLDENVQEVDSLNSRIRELEGQLSKEDEECKRITSRVRKFVRVHNHMSELQDELKRSQVRLQRFGDQLFSDISRIGANEEDLSIDILSNGENTGLHPIAKHNVEQNDASFHRRRLHIECDALEELKQDRSKDGHLVETARTRKRSRWNLSDQLNEDSLGTPDNGTEVTRSLDLEGKHKKGLKQPRIEAPSTSMAAHVVDEDVDIERYDGNDIYETANTENYNGAAYKVKGAPLMLPPALIPRSNYSQYEGNDENVDVDG; from the exons ATGTATCTCCTCGAAG AATACAGTCCTACAAGATCTTTggagaaaaaaag TGACAGGAGATATAGGAGAAAACAGGATATTACTGGCCAAAGTGATGTTTCTGGAAATTTGAAAGTCTCAGATAGAGTTCAAGATCGAGTTAAAGAAGGAAAATTGCTTTCCTCTGGTTCTAGGAATAATCTTGAGGAGAAG CTGAAGAAAGTAGATTCAGATATCAGCACTCTTCAGAACCGAAAATTCCAGCTAGAG GTCTTCCTTGATGAGAATGTTCAAGAAGTGGATAGTCTTAATTCTAGAATTCGGGAACTTGAAGGTCAATTATCCAAAGAGGATGAGGAGTGCAAAAG AATTACTTCAAGAGTAAGGAAATTTGTAAGAGTGCACAATCATATGTCAGAGTTACAAGATGAACTGAAGAG ATCACAAGTCCGACTTCAAAGGTTTGGAGATCAGCTTTTCTCAGACATTTCTAGAATTGGTGCCAATGAAGAAGATTTAAGCATTGATATTTTAAGCAATGGTGAAAATACTGGTCTTCATCCAATCGCTAAACATAATGTGGAGCAGAATGATGCATCTTTCCACAGAAGAAGGCTGCATATTGAATGTGATGCTTTGGAAGAGTTGAAACAAG ATAGATCAAAAGATGGGCATTTGGTTGAGACAGCTAGAACTAGGAAGCGTTCTCGCTGGAATTTATCTGATCAATTGAATGAGGACTCTCTTGGTACTCCAGACAATGGAACTGAAGTTACTAGATCTCTAGATCTTGAAGGCAAGCACAAGAAAGGA TTGAAGCAACCCAGGATTGAAGCGCCATCAACCAGCATGGCAGCTCATGTGGTTGATGAGGACGTTGATATTGAACGTTATGATGGAAATGATATCTATGAAACTGCAAATACGGAAAATTATAATGGAGCGGCATATAAGGTGAAGGGTGCGCCACTTATGCTTCCCCCAGCTTTGATACCTCGTAGCAATTATTCGCAG TATGAGGGTAACGACGAGAATGTTGATGTGGATGGTTGA
- the LOC100793596 gene encoding zinc finger CCCH domain-containing protein 13 isoform X1 — MVERKQFKTKLCVLYQRGRCNRHNCSFAHGSAELRRFSASYSGRRDYLDNDLRDKLDRRHVSPRRYSPTPDTRGRQIIREYSPTRSLEKKSDRRYRRKQDITGQSDVSGNLKVSDRVQDRVKEGKLLSSGSRNNLEEKLKKVDSDISTLQNRKFQLEVFLDENVQEVDSLNSRIRELEGQLSKEDEECKRITSRVRKFVRVHNHMSELQDELKRSQVRLQRFGDQLFSDISRIGANEEDLSIDILSNGENTGLHPIAKHNVEQNDASFHRRRLHIECDALEELKQDRSKDGHLVETARTRKRSRWNLSDQLNEDSLGTPDNGTEVTRSLDLEGKHKKGLKQPRIEAPSTSMAAHVVDEDVDIERYDGNDIYETANTENYNGAAYKVKGAPLMLPPALIPRSNYSQYEGNDENVDVDG; from the exons ATGGTTGAACGGAAGCAGTTCAAGACGAAGCTATGCGTTCTGTATCAGAGAGGTCGCTGCAATCGCCATAATTGCTCCTTCGCGCATGGGAGTGCCGAGCTTCGACGATTCTCTGCCTCGTATAGTg GGAGGAGAGACTATTTAGATAATGACTTGAGGGATAAACTTGACAGAAGGCATGTATCTCCTCGAAGGTACTCACCAACTCCAGATACTAGAGGCCGCCAGATCATCCGTG AATACAGTCCTACAAGATCTTTggagaaaaaaag TGACAGGAGATATAGGAGAAAACAGGATATTACTGGCCAAAGTGATGTTTCTGGAAATTTGAAAGTCTCAGATAGAGTTCAAGATCGAGTTAAAGAAGGAAAATTGCTTTCCTCTGGTTCTAGGAATAATCTTGAGGAGAAG CTGAAGAAAGTAGATTCAGATATCAGCACTCTTCAGAACCGAAAATTCCAGCTAGAG GTCTTCCTTGATGAGAATGTTCAAGAAGTGGATAGTCTTAATTCTAGAATTCGGGAACTTGAAGGTCAATTATCCAAAGAGGATGAGGAGTGCAAAAG AATTACTTCAAGAGTAAGGAAATTTGTAAGAGTGCACAATCATATGTCAGAGTTACAAGATGAACTGAAGAG ATCACAAGTCCGACTTCAAAGGTTTGGAGATCAGCTTTTCTCAGACATTTCTAGAATTGGTGCCAATGAAGAAGATTTAAGCATTGATATTTTAAGCAATGGTGAAAATACTGGTCTTCATCCAATCGCTAAACATAATGTGGAGCAGAATGATGCATCTTTCCACAGAAGAAGGCTGCATATTGAATGTGATGCTTTGGAAGAGTTGAAACAAG ATAGATCAAAAGATGGGCATTTGGTTGAGACAGCTAGAACTAGGAAGCGTTCTCGCTGGAATTTATCTGATCAATTGAATGAGGACTCTCTTGGTACTCCAGACAATGGAACTGAAGTTACTAGATCTCTAGATCTTGAAGGCAAGCACAAGAAAGGA TTGAAGCAACCCAGGATTGAAGCGCCATCAACCAGCATGGCAGCTCATGTGGTTGATGAGGACGTTGATATTGAACGTTATGATGGAAATGATATCTATGAAACTGCAAATACGGAAAATTATAATGGAGCGGCATATAAGGTGAAGGGTGCGCCACTTATGCTTCCCCCAGCTTTGATACCTCGTAGCAATTATTCGCAG TATGAGGGTAACGACGAGAATGTTGATGTGGATGGTTGA